A region of Vigna radiata var. radiata cultivar VC1973A chromosome 6, Vradiata_ver6, whole genome shotgun sequence DNA encodes the following proteins:
- the LOC106763914 gene encoding probable magnesium transporter NIPA9 isoform X5 yields MWESILLTVAATAGNNIGKILQKKGTIILPPLSFKLKVIRSYASNRTWVIGFLVDIFGALLMLRALSLAPVSVIQPVSGCGLAILSLFSHFYLKEVMNAVDWVGITLAGFGTIGKILLNGWVRICKSQRREQEMMEYDVVEEIIYGLESGILFGMSSVISKIGFIFLDQGFPKLLAPVCILISVCCSGTGFYYQTRGLKHGRAIVVSTCAAVASILTGVLAGMFALGERLPSEPKARLALLLGWLLIIMGVILLVGSTRLVRFLSCSSSQRRSNVDKNFGLRRTTSSRVREPSPSAIIQAATLNHLLSSSSKEKA; encoded by the exons ATGTGGGAATCTATTCTACTGACGGTGGCTGCCACCGCCGGCAACAACATTGGAAAGATCCTTCAGAAGAAGGGCACTATCATTCTTCCACCCCTTTCTTTCAAACTCAAG GTTATAAGGTCATATGCTTCAAACAGAACCTGGGTGATTGGTTTTCTAGTGGATATATTTGGGGCATTATTGATGTTAAGGGCATTGTCTTTGGCTCCA GTCTCTGTCATCCAACCAGTTTCTGGCTGTGGACTAGCAATTCTATCACTCTTTTCCCATTTTTATCTCAAGGAAGTCATGAATGCTGTTGATTGGGTTGGCATTACATTGGCAGGTTTTGGCACAATAGGTAAA ATACTGCTTAATGGATGGGTTCGAATATGCAAGAGTCAACGAAGAGAACAAGAAATG ATGGAATATGATGTCGTTGAGGAAATCATCTATGGCTTGGAATCTGGTATTTTGTTTGG GATGTCATCTGTAATATCAAAGATAGGATTTATATTCCTGGATCAAGGTTTTCCCAAGCTGTTGGCTCCTGTGTGCATCCTGATCAGTGTCTGCTGTAGTGGCACAGGCTTTTACTACCAG ACACGTGGTCTAAAGCATGGGAGAGCTATTGTGGTTTCTACATGTGCAGCTGTGGCATCAATTTTGACCGGTGTACTTGCTGGGATGTTTGCTTTGGGTGAGCGACTTCCTTCAGAACCGAAAGCTCGCCTCGCACTTCTTCTTGGATG GCTGCTTATTATTATGGGTGTGATTTTACTTGTTGGCTCAACACGGCTAGTGAGATTTCTTTCTTGTTCCTCGAGTCAAAGAAGAAGCAATGTGGATAAGAATTTTGGCCTTAGAAGAACCACTTCTTCCCGTGTTAGGGAACCAAGTCCAAGTGCTATCATTCAAGCAGCAACATTAAATCATTTactatcatcatcatccaaagaAAAAGCTTGA
- the LOC106763914 gene encoding probable magnesium transporter NIPA9 isoform X1, whose amino-acid sequence MWESILLTVAATAGNNIGKILQKKGTIILPPLSFKLKVIRSYASNRTWVIGFLVDIFGALLMLRALSLAPVSVIQPVSGCGLAILSLFSHFYLKEVMNAVDWVGITLAGFGTIGVGAGGEKHEVVALSIFRLPALAFVVFILFVEKFVQILLNGWVRICKSQRREQEMMEYDVVEEIIYGLESGILFGMSSVISKIGFIFLDQGFPKLLAPVCILISVCCSGTGFYYQTRGLKHGRAIVVSTCAAVASILTGVLAGMFALGERLPSEPKARLALLLGWLLIIMGVILLVGSTRLVRFLSCSSSQRRSNVDKNFGLRRTTSSRVREPSPSAIIQAATLNHLLSSSSKEKA is encoded by the exons ATGTGGGAATCTATTCTACTGACGGTGGCTGCCACCGCCGGCAACAACATTGGAAAGATCCTTCAGAAGAAGGGCACTATCATTCTTCCACCCCTTTCTTTCAAACTCAAG GTTATAAGGTCATATGCTTCAAACAGAACCTGGGTGATTGGTTTTCTAGTGGATATATTTGGGGCATTATTGATGTTAAGGGCATTGTCTTTGGCTCCA GTCTCTGTCATCCAACCAGTTTCTGGCTGTGGACTAGCAATTCTATCACTCTTTTCCCATTTTTATCTCAAGGAAGTCATGAATGCTGTTGATTGGGTTGGCATTACATTGGCAGGTTTTGGCACAATAG GAGTTGGTGCTGGAGGTGAGAAGCATGAGGTGGTTGCTCTATCTATTTTTCGCTTACCAGCGTTGGCATTTGttgttttcatcttgtttgTAG aaaaatTTGTGCAGATACTGCTTAATGGATGGGTTCGAATATGCAAGAGTCAACGAAGAGAACAAGAAATG ATGGAATATGATGTCGTTGAGGAAATCATCTATGGCTTGGAATCTGGTATTTTGTTTGG GATGTCATCTGTAATATCAAAGATAGGATTTATATTCCTGGATCAAGGTTTTCCCAAGCTGTTGGCTCCTGTGTGCATCCTGATCAGTGTCTGCTGTAGTGGCACAGGCTTTTACTACCAG ACACGTGGTCTAAAGCATGGGAGAGCTATTGTGGTTTCTACATGTGCAGCTGTGGCATCAATTTTGACCGGTGTACTTGCTGGGATGTTTGCTTTGGGTGAGCGACTTCCTTCAGAACCGAAAGCTCGCCTCGCACTTCTTCTTGGATG GCTGCTTATTATTATGGGTGTGATTTTACTTGTTGGCTCAACACGGCTAGTGAGATTTCTTTCTTGTTCCTCGAGTCAAAGAAGAAGCAATGTGGATAAGAATTTTGGCCTTAGAAGAACCACTTCTTCCCGTGTTAGGGAACCAAGTCCAAGTGCTATCATTCAAGCAGCAACATTAAATCATTTactatcatcatcatccaaagaAAAAGCTTGA
- the LOC106763914 gene encoding probable magnesium transporter NIPA9 isoform X2: MWESILLTVAATAGNNIGKILQKKGTIILPPLSFKLKVIRSYASNRTWVIGFLVDIFGALLMLRALSLAPVSVIQPVSGCGLAILSLFSHFYLKEVMNAVDWVGITLAGFGTIGVGAGGEKHEVVALSIFRLPALAFVVFILFILLNGWVRICKSQRREQEMMEYDVVEEIIYGLESGILFGMSSVISKIGFIFLDQGFPKLLAPVCILISVCCSGTGFYYQTRGLKHGRAIVVSTCAAVASILTGVLAGMFALGERLPSEPKARLALLLGWLLIIMGVILLVGSTRLVRFLSCSSSQRRSNVDKNFGLRRTTSSRVREPSPSAIIQAATLNHLLSSSSKEKA, encoded by the exons ATGTGGGAATCTATTCTACTGACGGTGGCTGCCACCGCCGGCAACAACATTGGAAAGATCCTTCAGAAGAAGGGCACTATCATTCTTCCACCCCTTTCTTTCAAACTCAAG GTTATAAGGTCATATGCTTCAAACAGAACCTGGGTGATTGGTTTTCTAGTGGATATATTTGGGGCATTATTGATGTTAAGGGCATTGTCTTTGGCTCCA GTCTCTGTCATCCAACCAGTTTCTGGCTGTGGACTAGCAATTCTATCACTCTTTTCCCATTTTTATCTCAAGGAAGTCATGAATGCTGTTGATTGGGTTGGCATTACATTGGCAGGTTTTGGCACAATAG GAGTTGGTGCTGGAGGTGAGAAGCATGAGGTGGTTGCTCTATCTATTTTTCGCTTACCAGCGTTGGCATTTGttgttttcatcttgttt ATACTGCTTAATGGATGGGTTCGAATATGCAAGAGTCAACGAAGAGAACAAGAAATG ATGGAATATGATGTCGTTGAGGAAATCATCTATGGCTTGGAATCTGGTATTTTGTTTGG GATGTCATCTGTAATATCAAAGATAGGATTTATATTCCTGGATCAAGGTTTTCCCAAGCTGTTGGCTCCTGTGTGCATCCTGATCAGTGTCTGCTGTAGTGGCACAGGCTTTTACTACCAG ACACGTGGTCTAAAGCATGGGAGAGCTATTGTGGTTTCTACATGTGCAGCTGTGGCATCAATTTTGACCGGTGTACTTGCTGGGATGTTTGCTTTGGGTGAGCGACTTCCTTCAGAACCGAAAGCTCGCCTCGCACTTCTTCTTGGATG GCTGCTTATTATTATGGGTGTGATTTTACTTGTTGGCTCAACACGGCTAGTGAGATTTCTTTCTTGTTCCTCGAGTCAAAGAAGAAGCAATGTGGATAAGAATTTTGGCCTTAGAAGAACCACTTCTTCCCGTGTTAGGGAACCAAGTCCAAGTGCTATCATTCAAGCAGCAACATTAAATCATTTactatcatcatcatccaaagaAAAAGCTTGA
- the LOC106763914 gene encoding probable magnesium transporter NIPA9 isoform X4 → MWESILLTVAATAGNNIGKILQKKGTIILPPLSFKLKVIRSYASNRTWVIGFLVDIFGALLMLRALSLAPVSVIQPVSGCGLAILSLFSHFYLKEVMNAVDWVGITLAGFGTIGVGAGGEKHEILLNGWVRICKSQRREQEMMEYDVVEEIIYGLESGILFGMSSVISKIGFIFLDQGFPKLLAPVCILISVCCSGTGFYYQTRGLKHGRAIVVSTCAAVASILTGVLAGMFALGERLPSEPKARLALLLGWLLIIMGVILLVGSTRLVRFLSCSSSQRRSNVDKNFGLRRTTSSRVREPSPSAIIQAATLNHLLSSSSKEKA, encoded by the exons ATGTGGGAATCTATTCTACTGACGGTGGCTGCCACCGCCGGCAACAACATTGGAAAGATCCTTCAGAAGAAGGGCACTATCATTCTTCCACCCCTTTCTTTCAAACTCAAG GTTATAAGGTCATATGCTTCAAACAGAACCTGGGTGATTGGTTTTCTAGTGGATATATTTGGGGCATTATTGATGTTAAGGGCATTGTCTTTGGCTCCA GTCTCTGTCATCCAACCAGTTTCTGGCTGTGGACTAGCAATTCTATCACTCTTTTCCCATTTTTATCTCAAGGAAGTCATGAATGCTGTTGATTGGGTTGGCATTACATTGGCAGGTTTTGGCACAATAG GAGTTGGTGCTGGAGGTGAGAAGCATGAG ATACTGCTTAATGGATGGGTTCGAATATGCAAGAGTCAACGAAGAGAACAAGAAATG ATGGAATATGATGTCGTTGAGGAAATCATCTATGGCTTGGAATCTGGTATTTTGTTTGG GATGTCATCTGTAATATCAAAGATAGGATTTATATTCCTGGATCAAGGTTTTCCCAAGCTGTTGGCTCCTGTGTGCATCCTGATCAGTGTCTGCTGTAGTGGCACAGGCTTTTACTACCAG ACACGTGGTCTAAAGCATGGGAGAGCTATTGTGGTTTCTACATGTGCAGCTGTGGCATCAATTTTGACCGGTGTACTTGCTGGGATGTTTGCTTTGGGTGAGCGACTTCCTTCAGAACCGAAAGCTCGCCTCGCACTTCTTCTTGGATG GCTGCTTATTATTATGGGTGTGATTTTACTTGTTGGCTCAACACGGCTAGTGAGATTTCTTTCTTGTTCCTCGAGTCAAAGAAGAAGCAATGTGGATAAGAATTTTGGCCTTAGAAGAACCACTTCTTCCCGTGTTAGGGAACCAAGTCCAAGTGCTATCATTCAAGCAGCAACATTAAATCATTTactatcatcatcatccaaagaAAAAGCTTGA
- the LOC106763914 gene encoding probable magnesium transporter NIPA9 isoform X3 encodes MWESILLTVAATAGNNIGKILQKKGTIILPPLSFKLKVIRSYASNRTWVIGFLVDIFGALLMLRALSLAPVSVIQPVSGCGLAILSLFSHFYLKEVMNAVDWVGITLAGFGTIGKELVLEVRSMRWLLYLFFAYQRWHLLFSSCLYCLMDGFEYARVNEENKKWMSSVISKIGFIFLDQGFPKLLAPVCILISVCCSGTGFYYQTRGLKHGRAIVVSTCAAVASILTGVLAGMFALGERLPSEPKARLALLLGWLLIIMGVILLVGSTRLVRFLSCSSSQRRSNVDKNFGLRRTTSSRVREPSPSAIIQAATLNHLLSSSSKEKA; translated from the exons ATGTGGGAATCTATTCTACTGACGGTGGCTGCCACCGCCGGCAACAACATTGGAAAGATCCTTCAGAAGAAGGGCACTATCATTCTTCCACCCCTTTCTTTCAAACTCAAG GTTATAAGGTCATATGCTTCAAACAGAACCTGGGTGATTGGTTTTCTAGTGGATATATTTGGGGCATTATTGATGTTAAGGGCATTGTCTTTGGCTCCA GTCTCTGTCATCCAACCAGTTTCTGGCTGTGGACTAGCAATTCTATCACTCTTTTCCCATTTTTATCTCAAGGAAGTCATGAATGCTGTTGATTGGGTTGGCATTACATTGGCAGGTTTTGGCACAATAGGTAAA GAGTTGGTGCTGGAGGTGAGAAGCATGAGGTGGTTGCTCTATCTATTTTTCGCTTACCAGCGTTGGCATTTGttgttttcatcttgttt ATACTGCTTAATGGATGGGTTCGAATATGCAAGAGTCAACGAAGAGAACAAGAAATG GATGTCATCTGTAATATCAAAGATAGGATTTATATTCCTGGATCAAGGTTTTCCCAAGCTGTTGGCTCCTGTGTGCATCCTGATCAGTGTCTGCTGTAGTGGCACAGGCTTTTACTACCAG ACACGTGGTCTAAAGCATGGGAGAGCTATTGTGGTTTCTACATGTGCAGCTGTGGCATCAATTTTGACCGGTGTACTTGCTGGGATGTTTGCTTTGGGTGAGCGACTTCCTTCAGAACCGAAAGCTCGCCTCGCACTTCTTCTTGGATG GCTGCTTATTATTATGGGTGTGATTTTACTTGTTGGCTCAACACGGCTAGTGAGATTTCTTTCTTGTTCCTCGAGTCAAAGAAGAAGCAATGTGGATAAGAATTTTGGCCTTAGAAGAACCACTTCTTCCCGTGTTAGGGAACCAAGTCCAAGTGCTATCATTCAAGCAGCAACATTAAATCATTTactatcatcatcatccaaagaAAAAGCTTGA
- the LOC106763914 gene encoding probable magnesium transporter NIPA9 isoform X6, with protein MWESILLTVAATAGNNIGKILQKKGTIILPPLSFKLKVIRSYASNRTWVIGFLVDIFGALLMLRALSLAPVSVIQPVSGCGLAILSLFSHFYLKEVMNAVDWVGITLAGFGTIGKELVLEVRSMRYCLMDGFEYARVNEENKKWMSSVISKIGFIFLDQGFPKLLAPVCILISVCCSGTGFYYQTRGLKHGRAIVVSTCAAVASILTGVLAGMFALGERLPSEPKARLALLLGWLLIIMGVILLVGSTRLVRFLSCSSSQRRSNVDKNFGLRRTTSSRVREPSPSAIIQAATLNHLLSSSSKEKA; from the exons ATGTGGGAATCTATTCTACTGACGGTGGCTGCCACCGCCGGCAACAACATTGGAAAGATCCTTCAGAAGAAGGGCACTATCATTCTTCCACCCCTTTCTTTCAAACTCAAG GTTATAAGGTCATATGCTTCAAACAGAACCTGGGTGATTGGTTTTCTAGTGGATATATTTGGGGCATTATTGATGTTAAGGGCATTGTCTTTGGCTCCA GTCTCTGTCATCCAACCAGTTTCTGGCTGTGGACTAGCAATTCTATCACTCTTTTCCCATTTTTATCTCAAGGAAGTCATGAATGCTGTTGATTGGGTTGGCATTACATTGGCAGGTTTTGGCACAATAGGTAAA GAGTTGGTGCTGGAGGTGAGAAGCATGAG ATACTGCTTAATGGATGGGTTCGAATATGCAAGAGTCAACGAAGAGAACAAGAAATG GATGTCATCTGTAATATCAAAGATAGGATTTATATTCCTGGATCAAGGTTTTCCCAAGCTGTTGGCTCCTGTGTGCATCCTGATCAGTGTCTGCTGTAGTGGCACAGGCTTTTACTACCAG ACACGTGGTCTAAAGCATGGGAGAGCTATTGTGGTTTCTACATGTGCAGCTGTGGCATCAATTTTGACCGGTGTACTTGCTGGGATGTTTGCTTTGGGTGAGCGACTTCCTTCAGAACCGAAAGCTCGCCTCGCACTTCTTCTTGGATG GCTGCTTATTATTATGGGTGTGATTTTACTTGTTGGCTCAACACGGCTAGTGAGATTTCTTTCTTGTTCCTCGAGTCAAAGAAGAAGCAATGTGGATAAGAATTTTGGCCTTAGAAGAACCACTTCTTCCCGTGTTAGGGAACCAAGTCCAAGTGCTATCATTCAAGCAGCAACATTAAATCATTTactatcatcatcatccaaagaAAAAGCTTGA